GTTGCCCTTGACCTTACCAAGGCATTCGATACTATTAACCATGACCTTCTTGCCAAGCTTAGGATCTATGGTCTCTCTCCCTCTGCTATATCCTTGCTttgcttctttctttctaatcGTTCTCAACAAGTCCTTGTCCACAACCTATCTCCTTTACTATCCTCTCCTCGTCAGGTCATATCTGGTGTTCCACAAGGCTCTATTCTGGGCCCGCTTCTTTTTAACATATTCGTCTCTGATCTGACCtccatctctctttctttgcAGCTGTACGCAGACGACGTTATCCTTCTCAACTCTTTCCATCCTTCCGAAGCCGTATCCACCTCTTCCAGATTAAACAACGATCTTGCTAGCGTTGCAAACTGGGCGTCCTCGAATGGCCTCCGCCTGAACCCCTCGAAATCCTCCCTCTTGATCGCTGGTTCTCCTGCTCTTCTGTCTCGTCTCCAAGCTTTTGATATTTTCCTTGACTCATCATCTATCCCTCACTCTTTTTCCGTTAAGCTTCTTGGTGTACATTTTGATTCCTCCTGGTCCTTTAAACCTCATGTTACTGCTAAATGTCGTGCAGCTTTCTCTCGGCTACGCCTCCTTTATCCTTTCCGTCACATCCTCTCGTCTTCTCAAAAACTTGTTGTTTCTCAGTCCATGATTGTCTCCTTGTTCGACTATGCTGATGTCGTTTACGCACCTGCTCTCACCCAACATCTATCTGATCGTATTCAACGTGTCCAAAACTCTTGTCTTCGTTTTTCCTACGGTATCCGCAAATTTGACCACCTTACTCCTCTCTTCAACAGCTCAGGTTGGCTCAGAATGCGTCCTCGCTATATCCTCCACCTGTGCTGTctcgttttctctcttctttgcTCCAATTCTCCTCCATATCTTAGGCGGCCTCTTCAACTCACTTCCGAACTCCATTCAGCCTCAGCGCCCGACACTTGTCACAATCACCTTCTATCTTTCCCCACTCATCACTCCTCTAAATTTCGTGCcttcttttcttatattgcTATGTACTATTATAATCAGCTTCCGTTGTCCATAAAATCCAATACCTCCCTTCTTTCGTTTCGCAAGGAAGCTGCCCGTTTCATCTCATCATCCTTCTTCtctcttaatgtttaaacctGTTTACTTGTTTGCGTTGTACTTCTATGTATGCGTATTCAATTCTGTCAGCTGAGTCAGACTCTCTATCTTCGAATTTTGTgcgactttttttttgttttcgttctctttcttttttttattttattttatttttattatatttttttttatttttactttatgtattttactttttaaacgtACTCTACCTTAACTTCTTATGCTTAGTGCTTGCTTGtgcttctctttttttctcatgTGTTTTTGGAAGGCTTCATAGCAACATTCTTTGTTGTAGCCTCTCCTATTGCTTGTACATGCTCTGTAACTTTCCTATTGTATTCTAGCTGTTTTGTTATCAAGCAATAAAgtcctattattattatcatcatcatcatcatcatcatcatcatcatcatcatcatcatcatcatcatcatcatgattattattattattattattattctacttTTATGCAATATCGGCATAAAGCCTCCAGACATGGACGTCTAGAAAGTCCGTCGGCATTATTGTGAACTTTTCCTCTACGATAAAGGACATCAAAGTCATATTGCTGTAAACGTTCCATCCATCTTGCTAGTTGTCCTTCCAAATTCCGGAAAGACATCAACCAGCGAAGAGAAACATGATCTGTCCTTACCAAAAACTTCCGTCCGTAGAGATAATGATGAAAAAACCTCACTGAATCCACGACAGCGAGAAGCTCCCGCCGAGTTACACAATAATTCCGCtctgctttattaaaaattcggtTGAAATAAGCAAtgactttttcttttcctttctgaAATTGAGAAAGTACCGCCCCATTGCCATGATTTGAGGCATCAGtgtctaaaataaattgtccTTCTCccgaagaaaaagataaaatcggAGGACATGTTAAAACTCGTTTCAAATTCTCAGAAGCTACTTGACATTCAGAAGACCAAAGAAATTTACGATTTTCTTTCGTCAAATTATACAATGGCTTTGCCAAAACGGCAAAAcctttaacaaattttctataataagaACAAAAACCAAGAAAGCTTCTAACCTGCTTTCGATTTTTGGGAAGTGGCCAATCTCTCACAGAAGAAATTTTCTCAGAGTCAGTTGCAACCCCCTCGGCAGAAATAACATGACCAAGATATTTAACTTCTTTCTTAAGGAAATCACATTTACTTGGATTTACTTTCAAATTAGCATTTTCTAGACGACAAAAAACTTCTTTCAAATTGCATaacatttcttcaaaatttttcccgaaaacaATTACATCGTCTAAGTAAACAAAGCAAACCTTTGAGATTAAaccttttaatactttttccaTCAATCGTTCGAATGTAGCAGGGGCGTTGCAAAGACCGAAAGGCATTACTGTGAACTGCCACAAACCGTTTCCAACCAAAAACGCAGTTTTTTCACGATCTTTAGGATCTAAGCTTACCTGCCAATATCCACTTTTTAAGTCGATAGTACAGAACCACGAATTCCCCTTTAAACAGTCCAAAATATTGTCGATCCTTGGCAGTGGAAAAGAATCTTTAACAGTCACTGCATTTAATTTTCGGAAGTCAACACAAAATCTTATAGTTCCATCCTTTTTTTTCACCATAACCGCTGGAGAGACCCAAGGACTGTTTGACTCTTTAATCACTTTTTGGACTTTCATAtcctctaaaattttatttacttcttcCTGTAAATGAAGGGGAATTCGACGAGGTACCTGTTTTATAGGACGAGAAtcacacaattttatacaatgagacaaaatattgcaatttccAGCAACAACCTTTTCAGAAAATACATGagaatattcatataaaaagtttaaaaacatttgcttTTGTGAAAATTCAAGTCCATGAGAACTTTCTTCGAAAATTCGTAGAAGGGGTTCGGAGAGCCGAGCAGGGCAGTCCTCAATTTGAGAATAAATTTGCCCGCGCTTCTCCACCTCGTTGCCCGACAAACCAAGGGCGTTTTCAAATAATCCGTTAAAAATTCCCGTCTGGGAATGAAAATCCAGACCGAGTATACACTCGTCGCAAATTTCTGCGACAAAACATggcaaattaatacaaaattcacCTAAAGAAATCGTTGCAGAAACACGAGAAATTATTGGAACTTTTTCTCCCGTaggatatttcaaattacacgaAATAATACGCTCCTGATCGAAAAAAGCAGCCATCTTAGCGGTCACGACCGACACATCCGAGCCCGTGTCAATTCTAAAAACACACAACTTTCCATTAAAATACCCGCTGACGCAACAACGATCACGCGCAACCGCGCTCGCGCCGCCGAGCTTCCGGACAAAACAGTTTCGTCGCGCGCAAAAACAGGGGTCCGAGCTCCGCCTGCCGAGCTGGCCCCAGTCAACCCGACAAAATTTAGTTTTCCGACTTCACTACCGGACACTCCGCACGAAAATGTCCGGTGGCCCCACACTGCCAACATTCTTTTCCCCTACGCTCCCCGTTCTTTACTAATCCCTTAgctgtttttcctttttcctccgTAACCCCCTTCTGTCCCGAACGAAAATTTCCGTCCTCCTTAGTTTCCGTACGGTTCCCATTCTCCCCCCTTTCTCCGAGAAactattttgattaaaatattttaacatctttGCTCGTTCAATTGCCACCCTTAAGGATGTAATTCCCTCTATTTGAAGAGAACGTTTCACAAACCCATCGGTTAGCGCGACGATAAATTGAGAGCAAGCGATCTTATCTCGTATTTCATGCGCGCACTCGGTACGCTTTTCGCGAGAGACGTTCTAAATCGGCCCCTAACGTTGCGTAATCTTCCCCTGGACATTGTCTCCGATTCGTAAACATCATGTAAAAATTCTAAGTGAGCTCGCTCTCCCCGAAACGGAGCTCCAACTTTGATTTCAGCTCctcaaaagaaataaagccTTCGCTTACGGCGCACGAATCTAACAACGAACGCGCCCTCCCCCGCAAACAAGAGGCTAACACCACGGCTTTTTCCGTTTCACTCCAGCAATTCACACTTGCGATAAGCGAAAATTGGATCAGGAATTCCCGTAACGGGGCCGTCCCGTCAAAAGTATCCGGCTTAATTTTTACGCCGACGGACATTCGCGCTTCACTTCGCGCATCCTCCCGCCGCGCGTCCGCGCCCGCACCGAACGCGTTCTCCCGCCGCGCGTCCACGCCCGCCCCGGACACACGCGACTCACAGCCCGCGTTTCTATTTTGCGgaaagttatttaaaagacTCAACTGTATAAGGCGCAGCTTTTCCTCATGTCGTCGCAGCGTCGCGGCTTGCTCCTCCTCCCTCCGAGCCAGGCTTTCGCGCATCAGCCACATTTCCTCCAGGAGCGCCTTTACGGTCCCCGGCGTCTCTTGCTCCGAGTTTCGAACATCCGTTCTGTCTCCCTTTGCAGCGGCAGAAGCGTGAGATCGGGTCACCACAGGAGAATGGGGGATAGACATCCTTCGAATTCTCTGTTCTCTCGTTCTTTCACTCCGCGCACTTTCTGTCTCTTAAACTCGCGCGCTTCACAGGATTCGACGAACAGATCccggacgagcccccaaaaATGTAACGTGCGCAccgcggaaatgaaagacacttGAGAACTTTAAAACCAAGCTTTATTCCAAGCGATTACAAACACGTCCGACAAGGCTCGAGACCGAGATTCCACTCGCTTGTTGAAAAGCGTTGCCAAGAGCGTGACAACTGACAACGCTCTCCGGAAAAATCAATACATCGATCGGCTTCGGAACAGCTGAATTGCAgtcgcggagtataccgggcgacgctcgtaacaatatgtatgtatgcacaCATTTGTGCAgggtattatatatttttctctcgagtgaaatattttacaatttaatactatttgtATTATTCTCTCATGTAAAgtactttataatttaagaccgtttatttgtcttattctctCATGtaggttttttaataatctaagactgtttatttatcttattctcTCATGTAaggttttttataattataaactttattttctcatatagaatatttttatttatcaaattatttttatgttacaagtataactgtttataaattttaatttacaattacaattgttataaatttacaattgttggtaaatttttagataatttataagCTGTTAACGactaatgtaaaacaaaataaagaacttactataaaacaaatttattataaaaataatttattttggtattaaaatatatacaattttacacacacacacacacacatacatagtGACTGACCTTAATATTTGGACAtcacaatactttaaaaataattaatttgtatatttattaaagaaatttttgtttttaattgtgttttaagTTAAAGCACAAAAGAACATTCATTAACCCTCTGACTGCACACTGGGTTAGCCACACCCAGGCCGATTTTCAAACGTGCGCCATTTTATAACAAGCAGTAGTGGGGAGATGGAACatgggagaaaaaaaagttaggtgTCCTTTTTATCCTATGCGTGCTTGATCCGGTCATTACTCGCTTAGTGCTTGCAGCAGCGTGAATAAAAGTTTGATTCTGAGTGTGATACACCCAGTGTGCAGCGAAAGTTACAAAATTGTGCAGAGCGGAAATTTGAAATGGAAGTAAAAGTAATTGCATTCaactataaattacttttttttaaataaaccaaGTAAAAGAACATTAATGaagtatatttttgtgtatgacaaattaatttttgtacacgaaaaaaaaattactctcaaattgaaacttatgtattcaaattaacgcAATCCTTGTTTCATATgtaagcaacaatatataatctttttagaagaatttgaaaatcttgaatttcaaaatattataatcttatttcaatactataaatattattttaaaaatgatataattgttttgataattttagtctaaaaaaattataatcttcgatttaaACATGTAGTATCTTTAtccgatattttttcttttgcattcaagaaaattatttttaagtaacaaaaatattattttcttggttaaactatataaaattttgaaatcaattttcgttcaagtaaatctttttgattcaacaaaaatatttccttaTTTTCTGTGTAAGTTTCTAGAGAAGTGAATACATGGAAGAGTGGATAGTTGAactttcatttctttatatttgagttaaataaacaataaataataatgaaaacaataattgttttcgttttattcacaaatatttcGATGATTTCGATTTTACGGTATTAACTGTCAGatcgaaaaatagtaaatatttatatcttaaaaaaaatactttttggtacaaaatcaaaaaattgataatagattcttaaaatataactctTCAGCTTTCCAATTACCATattttgaagttttttttctacaaaatgcagccgtttgaaaaaaaaattttatgcaaaatttttttatttattgtctgtctattaaatatatctctttCCAGTTTATACATACGACTTTCTAACCTATTTTATCACAATTCTGAGAAATTTTCTTTaggattaaaaagaaatggatTGAAATTCGTCGATTTTTGCCCGAAATACAATCGTCAAAGTTTTCCGGGTGTCGTTCACCCATGTGTGCAGTGAACGTAACTTTTTGATAGTGTGCAGTCAGAGggttaagattaaaatattaaagtcagTGAGGGACTGCATACACAAAAAGGAATAaggaacagaaataaagaataaacaacaaaaaatttctctattttgCATAACTATATTCCattttatgtgttttatattgaactgttttttatttcctattcttgttttgtttttttataccctgttttttattccttttattGTGCACAGCTTTTAGGTATTACAATGTCCCACTATGCAACATTGTATAGTTacgattataaatatacaattaatgcGTTTCAATTACATAATAGATGGAACAAATTGAAAACCATTAAGGCTCATTACGAATTACTTtgtaatctaatattttcaaCAAGTACTTGCCAATATATAGCACCTGCTTCATCACATTTATCTCACGAACTATATTTCGTAAACTGGCAAAGTCATTATCATAATGCTTttgaagattttttattttttcttctactGTTCTGATCTGAAGTTTGAGACACTGTGTTTCATGCACGTCAGATGAACagatttaagaattaaatcgGAGCTCTGTAATAAGATCAAGATATAACAACATTAGATACGatagatatttctaatttatttgcaagaaaaactaaatttaccTCACTCATGTTCATAAATAAATCAGCAGAATGATACAGAACCGAaacaacttaatatttttgcctctgcaaaagaaaattattaagaaatgtcAAATTTGATGGGTGTAAACGAGCAACAAATTATTCAAGATTTAAGAATATCACATCCGATGTATATCAATATCttatttcatacatatatatatatatatatatatacagggtgttaataaaccttcgcataatatttataccatcgTGTTGCCCACGAAAATCGAAGACAAAAAGCTCTCcaaattttttcgattccaTGTGTAcagttcttataattattgtcggaaaatagtgaaatattaCCAATGTACGCACGGCTATAATGAAAACACGAGCGCGGTGGGAAACAAGACGATCGTCGTCGCTCGCCGCGAAGCGAGGAGAgcgcaaataaaattcattgctATTCACAACGTTGTTCATAGCGATAAGCGATGGGGACTAAGGATGGTCGACGATAGctcataactaaaatttttcacataaatttttgaactgtactacataaattgcgaaggtaaaaaaattaaaagttgattgaaaacattaagaaaatcatttcatagtatttttattgatatacttgaattataaatcaataaaagcGAATAATTCGTTGGAAATCCACTACAGTTTATGttctttcataattttgcAAGCTTATCAGaactgtatgtaaaattaatatattttgtttatttataaaatgtaagtagACATTTTCACGAACAGCGAACTTCACAATTTGTGGACTTTATTCCAACGTGCAAAATTTCCAAAACGAATAggaaacaattaattgttcATGACTTATtcgcttttatttctttaaaattcaagtatattaatgaaattaatataacatattcttTGCTGTTAAATGGTCACATGACCGGATCCGTAGACGCGCGAATCGACTTCCAAATTACAGCGCTTAAATGATAAAGTTAAGGTTGCAATAAAGTctcttagaaatttaaatcgCACTCCGGAAGAGCTTTGGAATGACATGCTCGTTCATATTATCACTGGGAAACTTAATTCGATTACGCGTAAAGCCTAGAGTTTAAAGGATCAAGATCGAAAGGATCTGTCCTCGTACGATGATCTCAGTCTTTCTTCAATCTCGGATTCGTGCGTTGGAAAACCTTGCGCCCGTTCCATCAAAGAAACCCGGTTCGACACCTGCCTCCACCGCTCGGGCCCATGCGGCCACGGCGTCAGTGAACACGCAATTGAAATGTCCATTGTGTAACGCGCCTCACTTTATTAATGCATGTTCCGACTTCCTGGGGAAGAATCCAAATCAATGTCGGGAACTAGTTAAAAAGCATAAACGATGCTTTAATTGTTTAGTGAGAAGCACACCGTTCAAACATGTAAATAGTAAATACCCATGTCGAATTTGTCAAAAGAGACATCACTCTACTTTGTATATCAACTCGGATTCAGTCTCCGGGCCGTCTCGTCAGGTCGCACAGCGGTCGTTCGAGCCTTGAACAACCAGGGCTCCGAAATGACGTTTATCTTGGAGGCTTTAGCGCAACTTTTGCGAGCGAAGCGCTGTCGTATGCCTATCTCCGTTACCGCCGTCGGTGGTATACACGCCGGAACTTTTAAACATACGACTCAAATATTCATTTCACCGCGTAACGCTTCATCTCCGTCTTTCTCCACGACCGCTCTCATTTTGGGATCGTTAACCGCGTATACTCCGAGGCGGAATTCTGACCTTTCGGCTTTCGCTCATTTAGCAGATTTACCGTGGGCTGACTTGGATCCGACCGATCTCGATCCTATTAATATTATCGGCGCTGATTTGTATAGCGACATTATTCTGGATGGTGtccgcgggggggggggggggtcggAACGCCTATCGCTCAGAACTCTGTCTTTGGCTGGATTATCTCGGGACCGATCTGTCCTTCAACCAGCAATTCTACATCATCCTCACCTGATCCTTCTGTTCTCTGTTCTCTCTCCGTTGTTTCAATGCATCACATTCTAAGTTCTCCTTTCCTTGAGGCGGAGCTTCGTCGGTTTTGGGAAGTCGAAGAGCTTCCCCGGCAGTCAATTCTCGCGCCTCAGGAAAAGCAGTGTGAGGATCATTTTCTATCTACTCATTATCGTGATTCCGCTGGACGCTATATAGTGCGTCTCCCTTTCAAAAAAACTCCGCCTCTAGACATCGGGTCGTCGAGGCCGCGCGCCGAGCGCATGTTGCATTCATTAAGGCGTCGCTTTGAAAATGATCTGTCATTGGTTGCCCAATATCGTGATTTTCTCGTAGAATACGTGAGTCTCGGTCATATGCGGCCCGCGCCTCCTCAAGGTCAAGGTGAACAGTGGGTGTACATTCCGGCGTCGTACGGTGCGACGTAGCTTTTCTTCGGAAACCGCCAGGTCCGAGGAGCTACGcctaattaacaataataatttctttaacagTTCGCGGGTAACGCTTCCTTGCGAAATCGGTAACTTTTGAAAACGGTAGCCTGCTTGAACGGTAACTCCAAAATGCTCTAATTTtctgggcgccaggcgcggatTTCCGCGCCACACAACAATTAACTATAAATCGGTAGCCGGATAGGAAGCGTTATAAATGCCGGTGGCTCTTTCTCGACGTGGTAGAGGGGCGTGGTTCTTTAGTAatccgggggggggggtggagAGTTCGGATCAAGGCAGGTCGTAGAAGAGAATCACACAAtagtcaattaaatattaaatataaacaatatatttctttaaagattAACGAGTACGGTGTCAACGAGAATCATGGATCGTACTCCACTTCACAAAACTTCATAAATTTACAGAGACGTGGTTAAGACAGAAGCCGGAAGTCGGCACAAAGAGAATGCGGAAactttagaattattttacgaGGCGAGAGGCCGTCGAGGCTCTCTGCTCGTCAATctcaacaattataatatgttcGAAATCAGTATTCGCGGTAATGAAGAACTCAATTATTAATGACAAAATGACTGTCGGTGCCGGCTCTGTCCGAAAGGGACgtacttaataattaaatatttgggcCGGTCGGTCCGATCTCTCGTGCGGCCACAAGACTCTACTTTGTATTTCGAGTTTCTCAACACTAATGAACAAACAACAGCAAAACGGTATCGGAATCGGGATCACCGGTAACACGACAAAACGGTATCCCTTATCCGGTCCCGCACGAAAGTCGACCGCCTTACCGAATCTTACTGAATTTCGCGTGGCTGCCGAGTGATGGCCTTACAAAAATCTCAAAATCCTCGTCCGCCGAAGTCGATAGTAAGGGGCTGGTCCTCTGTGATACGCCTTATCGCACCGTCTAccgaacagtgaggagcccctgtcccgcgccggccggctcgagccgTCGCGCATGCGCGGACGCTCTTCGATTCCCAATAGATGGATCCACGTGACTCGCGTGATCCTCGATCCAGCGCCGCGCTGCCTTATCTCTCAAAATGTCCGTGATGAACACGTGCTCCATAAGTGCGATCTCTTTTGCCGCGCCGTTTCGGTTGGTCCGGCTGGCCAGGCCGCGACCAATCCGATCTTGGTGGCTGGCGGTTGACATGGCTGTGGCCGCTCTTCCGGTCTGCAACCCGGTGGCGCGTGCCCACGGCGTGATCCTTGCCGGGAGTCATCGTGTCTCCGTGCTGTAATTCGGCGCGGTCGGTACCCTTGGCTCAGGGACAGCAGCGCGCTGCGGGACCCGACGCACGGCTCGGCGGGGAAACTCCTTGAGGGGCGCTCCTTCCACTGTCGATTGTTCCCAGCAGAATTCCCACGACGGCTGCTCCTCCGTCGCCTTTGCCACACTCTTTAGATGAGCCCACACTCGGCGCCTTTACTTTAAATGATTAGCAACTACAATCGGAAAACGGTATCGCGGAagctaaaaatcaaaaaaaaataaaataacagagcCGTATCCCCCTCGGCTCAGCGAGGAGTCACCCCCGACCGACCCCCTCGGTCGGTCTTATGCCTTTGTGACGCGCGCGTCGGACGCGCCACGTCACAACGGAAAGATCACTCTACCACTCCTCTTCGCGTCGTATTCAACGCGTCAAGCGTAACGTCTAACGGATCCTCACTAAATGACCATCTGCTTGCTGATCCTAAATTACAAACAGATATCGCGTCAATCTTGTTACAGTGGCGAAGATATAGGCATGTGTATTCGGCTGACATCGCGAAAATGTACCGCCAAATCCTCGTTGATCATCGCGATATCAATTATCAGAATTCTCTGGAACGCATCGCTCTCTGAATCACCAACCGATTACCAATTACTCACGGTCACGTACGGAATGTCATATGCGCCATTTCTTGCGCTTCGGGTTTTGAAACAACTCGTCGATGACGAAGGCCATCGCTTTCCTCTCGCAGAGCCCGTTTTACGCAATCACATTTATGTTGACGACGTTCTGTTCGGCGCGGATGATGCGAGCCTTCTTCGGCAAACTCGGGATCAAATAATAGCTTTGTTAAAATGCGGCGGATTTGATCTTCGAAAGTGGGCTAGCAATTCACCCGATCTCCTCAAGGACATCGACTCAGACTCACTCGGCTCGCCCGGTAAGCGACCATTTGCCTTGAACgagcaaattaaaattctcgGTATCGGTTGGAGTCCACCAGACGACGTTTTTGAATTTAGCGTGGCCTTATTCGAGTCCCCTCCGTCTAGCAAACGTACCATTTTGTCCGCCATAGCCAAACTATACGATCCCTCGGATGGGTAACTCCCGTAATCATAACCgccaaaatttttatgcagcAAATTTGGCGGCAAAAATTAGACTGGGATGATACCCTTCCCTACAATCTCTTGTCGCAATGGAAAGAGATTTGTTCTCGGTTCGTGCATTTACGCGAGATGCGCATAGCGCGTTGGTGCGGATTCGGATCTGACATCCAGTCAGCTGAAATTCACGGCTTCGCTGATGCGTCGAACAACGCATATGCCGCTgctgtttatattaaaatcgtGTCGGCAAAACGCGTTACCATAACTCTGTTAGTCGGAAAGTCAAAGGTCGCGCCGGTAAAACCTTTGAGCGTTCTTCGCTTGGAGTTATCGGCAGCATTATTTTTAGCGCGACTTATCGATTTCGTACGCGGATCGGTTGGTTACCGCGAGCTTCCCTATTTCTGTTGGACAGATTCCACGATAGTTCTCGCATGGGTGACGCAGCATCCATCGCGATGGAAGACGTTTGTTGCACATCGCGTCAGTGACATTCAGTCTCGCCTTTCGAACGCTGAGTGGCGACATGTATTAACTGAAGACAATCCCGCAGATTGCGCATTCCGCGGTATATTCGGCGATGAAATTGTTAATCACCCGCTGTGGTGGCACGGCCTCGCGTGGCTTCGGTTCGACGCTCATAAATGGCCTTCTACCTACACGTACCTTATCCCTCAAACCTCCGTAGAAGAAAAGGTTATATCCCTTCAATGCTCTGAACATACCGAAATATGGGATCTCTCGACACGATACTCATCATGGCCAAAGCTCA
This genomic window from Monomorium pharaonis isolate MP-MQ-018 chromosome 8, ASM1337386v2, whole genome shotgun sequence contains:
- the LOC105840290 gene encoding uncharacterized protein LOC105840290, encoding MRIARWCGFGSDIQSAEIHGFADASNNAYAAAVYIKIVSAKRVTITLLVGKSKVAPVKPLSVLRLELSAALFLARLIDFVRGSVGYRELPYFCWTDSTIVLAWVTQHPSRWKTFVAHRVSDIQSRLSNAEWRHVLTEDNPADCAFRGIFGDEIVNHPLWWHGLAWLRFDAHKWPSTYTYLIPQTSVEEKVISLQCSEHTEIWDLSTRYSSWPKLIRVTAYLSKFVNSCRAHLTCHNQRSFSVTPNLASDVILSASDCNNAKTFWLKRIQATLFPEELKSLAKNRSISTRSSLLSLSPFLDKDGLLRVGRRLRRAPYPFSARHPILLAAHPLVPLIVTQAHLRALHAGSQFT